In Pelodiscus sinensis isolate JC-2024 chromosome 2, ASM4963464v1, whole genome shotgun sequence, the following proteins share a genomic window:
- the SOX17 gene encoding transcription factor SOX-17, producing MSSPDAGYASSDDHTQARCSLPIMMPALGPCQWAESLSPLADAKVKGEAAPAGAASSRAKSESRIRRPMNAFMVWAKDERKRLAQQNPDLHNAELSKMLGKAWKALSLAEKRPFVEEAERLRVQHMQDHPNYKYRPRRRKQVKRLKRVESGFLAHGLAEAPGAGLASEGSGSRMCVESLALPYPEQGYPGVQSALPPALGHYRDCQPLAAAFDGYALPTPDPSPLEAAETEAAFFTPPLQDECQQLAPFAYPAAPAPDYPAHPAESPASAALRRHLPRAEPLGQLSSLQSLLGCQGPLHAYYGQLCPPAGPARAAQLQPQPCQPSPPPEAQQCREPLEHLSQDELLGDVDRTEFEQYLHFACKPELGLHFQGHEAGLPAPDAHGPISSVVSDASTAVYYCTYPDA from the exons ATGAGCAGCCCCGATGCGGGCTACGCCAGCAGCGACGACCACACGCAGGCCAGGTGCTCGCTCCCCATCATGATGCCGGCCCTGGGCCCCTGCCAGTGGGCAGAGTCCCTGAGCCCCCTCGCAGACGCCAAGGTGAAGGGTGAGGCGGCCCCGGCGGGGGCCGCGAGTAGCCGGGCCAAAAGCGAGTCCCGCATCCGCCGGCCCATGAACGCCTTCATGGTGTGGGCCAAGGACGAGCGCAAGCGGCTGGCGCAGCAGAACCCGGACCTGCACAACGCGGAGCTCAGCAAGATGCTGG GGAAGGCCTGGAAGGCGCTGTCGCTGGCGGAGAAGCGGCCGTTCGTGGAGGAGGCGGAGCGGCTGCGGGTGCAGCACATGCAGGACCATCCCAACTACAAGTACCGGCCGCGGCGGCGGAAGCAGGTGAAGCGCCTGAAGCGCGTGGAAAGCGGCTTCCTGGCGCACGGGCTGGCGGAGGCGCCGGGCGCCGGGCTGGCCAGCGAGGGCAGCGGCAGCAGGATGTGCGTggagagcctggccctgccctaCCCGGAGCAGGGCTACCCCGGCGTGCAGAGCGCGCTGCCCCCGGCGCTGGGCCACTACCGGGACTGCCAGCCCCTGGCGGCCGCCTTCGACGGCTACGCCCTGCCCACGCCGGACCCCTCCCCGCTGGAGGCGGCGGAGACCGAGGCGGCCTTTTTCACGCCGCCCCTGCAGGACGAGTGTCAGCAGCTGGCGCCCTTCGCCTACCCCGCCGCGCCCGCGCCCGACTACCCGGCGCACCCGGCCGAGAGCCCGGCCAGCGCTGCGCTCCGCCGGCACCTGCCCCGCGCCGAGCCTCTGGGGCAGCTCAGCTCGCTGCAGAGCCTgctgggctgccagggccccCTGCACGCCTACTACGGGCAGCTGTGCCCGCCCGCCGGCCCGGCCCGCGCCGCCCAGCTCCAgccgcagccctgccagccctccccgcCGCCCGAGGCGCAGCAGTGCCGGGAGCCCCTGGAGCACCTGTCGCAGGACGAGCTGCTGGGCGACGTGGATCGCACCGAGTTCGAGCAGTACCTGCACTTCGCCTGCAAGCCCGAGCTGGGGCTCCACTTCCAGGGCCACGAAGCCGGCCTGCCTGCGCCGGACGCCCACGGGCCCATCTCCTCCGTGGTGTCAGATGCAAGTACTGCTGTGTATTACTGCACTTACCCAGACGCCTGA